A single region of the Pogoniulus pusillus isolate bPogPus1 chromosome Z, bPogPus1.pri, whole genome shotgun sequence genome encodes:
- the RNF38 gene encoding E3 ubiquitin-protein ligase RNF38 isoform X3 encodes MRPWEMTSSRQPPLARPNQHHFSGERCNTPARNRRSPPVRRQRTRRDRLSRHNSISQDENYHHLSYGQQQAIEEPRAFHPPNVSPRMLHPAGHPPQQNAVMVDIHDQIHQGTVPVSYTVTTVAPHGIPLCTSQHIPARTTQQVPGCSVVFSEQHLPVCSVPPPMLQACSVQHLPVPYAAFPPLISSDPFLLHPPHISPHHPPHLPPPGQFVPFQAQQSRSPLQRIENEVELLGEHLPVGGFTYPPSAHPATLPPSAPLQFLTHDPLHQEVSFGVPYPPFMPRRLTGRSRYRSQQPIPPHPYHPSLLPYVLSMLPVPPAVGPAFSFELDVEDGEVENYEALLNLAERLGEAKPRGLTKADIEQLPSYRFNANNHQSEQTLCVVCMCDFESRQLLRVLPCNHEFHAKCVDKWLKANRTCPICRADASEVHRDSE; translated from the exons ccctcctgttcGACGTCAGAGAACAAGGAGAGATCGTTTGTCTAGACATAATTCCATTAGCCAGGATGAAAACTATCATCATCTCTCCTATGGACAGCAGCAAGCAATAGAAGAGCCTCGAGCTTTTCACCCACCGAATGTATCTCCTCGTATGTTGCACCCAGCTGGTCATCCGCCACAGCAGAACGCAGTAATGGTTGACATTCATGACCAG aTCCATCAAGGCACAGTTCCTGTCTCATACACAGTGACAACAGTGGCTCCACATGGAATACCACTTTGCACCAGCCAGCACATCCCAGCCCGCACCACGCAGCAGGTCCCAGGGTGCTCAGTGGTTTTCAGTGAGCAGCATCTTCCAGTTTGCAGTGTGCCTCCCCCA ATGCTTCAGGCGTGTTCAGTCCAGCACCTACCTGTACCATATGCAGCATTTCCACCTCTCATTTCCAGTGATCCATTCCTTTTGCATCCTCCTCATATCTCTCCACATCACCCTCCTCACTTGCCTCCTCCAGGACAATTCGTTCCTTTCCAAGCACAGCAGTCACGGTCG CCACTTCAAAGGATAGAAAATGAAGTAGAACTACTTGGAGAGCATCTTCCTGTGGGAGGTTTCACATACCCTCCATCAGCCCATCCAGCAACGTtgcctccctcagctcctctccagTTCTTAACCCATGACCCTTTACACCAAGAAGTGTCATTTGGCGTA CCTTACCCACCTTTTATGCCTCGAAGACTCACAGGGCGCAGCAGATACCGCTCACAGCAGCCAATACCGCCGCATCCTTACCATCCCAGCCTTTTACCTTACGTGCT ATCAATGCTCCCAGTGCCACCTGCAGTTGGACCAGCTTTCAGCTTTGAGTTGGATGTGGAAGATGGAGAGGTAGAAAACTATGAG GCACTGCTGAATTTAGCAGAACGTCTGGGAGAAGCCAAACCACGAGGACTGACAAAGGCAGACATTGAACAGCTTCCATCCTACAGGTTCAATGCAAACAACCATCAGTCAGAACAGACACT GTGTGTGGTGTGCATGTGTGATTTTGAGTCAAGGCAGCTACTTAGAGTCTTACCCTGTAACCATGAGTTCCATGCCAAGTGTGTTGACAAATGGCTGAAG GCCAATCGTACCTGTCCAATTTGTAGAGCTGATGCTTCCGAAGTGCATCGTGATTCAGAATGA